One genomic region from Salvia hispanica cultivar TCC Black 2014 chromosome 2, UniMelb_Shisp_WGS_1.0, whole genome shotgun sequence encodes:
- the LOC125207814 gene encoding transcription factor TCP17-like has translation MNDEMSLRETAKQESSEGLKAGPGPGPGASWRMKDPRIVRVSRALGGKDRHSKVCTVRGLRDRRVRLSVPTAIQLYDLQDRLGLNQPSKVVDWLLNAAKAEIDQLPPLQFPPPATFLHNFDQQQQHKSKNISSQTQERDDHHWPTSPLTHHHSYPNPNPASLLINTTTTSSTSSIPFNSFVRWDPSTLTLSHPPRSPNSSPPPHQQSDDWHNFNPVAPLHHHHHQVLVYHQPYFQSQISNAEFDMKQLNNYQAASTPNVDEPSTHFNMTTANLLPSQSNDGGR, from the coding sequence ATGAATGATGAGATGAGTTTAAGAGAAACAGCTAAGCAAGAGAGCAGTGAGGGTTTGAAGGCCGGGCCCGGGCCCGGGCCGGGGGCGTCATGGAGGATGAAGGATCCCCGGATAGTCCGCGTGTCGCGAGCCTTGGGAGGCAAGGACAGGCACAGCAAGGTGTGCACTGTCCGTGGGCTGAGGGACAGACGCGTGCGTCTGTCCGTCCCCACTGCCATCCAGCTCTACGACCTCCAAGACCGCCTCGGCCTCAACCAGCCGAGCAAGGTCGTAGACTGGCTGCTCAATGCGGCCAAGGCCGAGATCGACCAGCTCCCACCCCTCCAATTCCCCCCTCCCGCCACATTCCTCCACAACttcgatcaacaacaacaacacaaaTCAAAAAACATCTCATCACAAACTCAAGAGAGAGATGATCATCATTGGCCAACATCTCCACTCACTCATCACCATTCATACCCTAACCCGAACCCGGCCTCGTTGCTCATCAATACCACTACCACTTCTTCTACATCTTCAATTCCGTTCAATTCGTTTGTGAGATGGGATCCATCAACCCTAACCCTCTCCCACCCTCCCCGAAGCCCTAAttcgtcgccgccgccacaTCAGCAATCCGATGACTGGCACAATTTCAACCCGGTGGCGCcgctccaccaccaccaccaccaggTGCTCGTGTACCATCAGCCTTATTTCCAGTCTCAAATCTCCAACGCCGAATTCGACATGAAGCAACTCAACAACTACCAAGCCGCATCCACACCAAATGTGGATGAGCCATCCACACATTTCAACATGACTACTGCCAATCTCCTCCCTTCACAAAGCAACGACGGAGGCAGATGA
- the LOC125203630 gene encoding uncharacterized protein LOC125203630, whose protein sequence is MASAAKSLFQTLRRYIKKPWEYTGPVAHPEYQHAIPKATDYRVYCPATVPGKAIVPNSLPETVYDIKYFSRDQRRNRPPIKHTFLKKADVERMKKGKTFDLSELPQPYLTATVIEDQNAIGGGYQK, encoded by the coding sequence ATGGCGTCCGCTGCGAAATCCCTATTCCAAACCCTCCGCCGTTACATCAAGAAGCCATGGGAGTATACCGGCCCCGTCGCCCACCCTGAATACCAGCACGCCATCCCCAAGGCGACGGACTACCGGGTTTACTGCCCCGCCACCGTCCCCGGCAAGGCCATCGTGCCCAACTCTCTCCCCGAAACTGTTTACGACATCAAGTATTTCAGCCGAGATCAGCGCCGCAACCGCCCCCCGATTAAGCACACATTTTTGAAGAAGGCTGACGTGGAGCGGATGAAGAAGGGAAAGACGTTCGATCTGAGTGAGTTGCCGCAGCCGTACCTGACTGCGACGGTTATCGAGGACCAAAATGCCATCGGCGGCGGATACCAGAAGTAG